From Anaerolineae bacterium:
CCTCTCAGGCTCTCCGCCGGCCTCGCAGCATTGGGCCTAGGACGACCACCGCCGCGCAGGCGCCGGCCAGGATGAGCGCGGTGTTCGCCACCAGGGGGGTGGACGCCTGCTTGACAGCGATGCCGACGAGCGCCCAGATAATGACCAGGCCGTAGGCCCAGTCGCCGCGCAGCACCGCCATGGCCCAGGCCAGACAGGCGGCGATGACCATCATAATGACGGCCCAGATCGCCGGCGCGAGGCCCCAGCCGTTCCATTTGACGTAGTAGAGCACGTCGGAGGCGTTGGCGATGGTGGCCACGCTGATCCACCCGAGGTAGATGCTGAAAGGCAGGCGCACCAGCCACCGCTCCGCCGGCGGCACCGTGTCCCCACCGCGCATCATCAGCAGATAAATGACGATGAGCGAGGCCAGCAG
This genomic window contains:
- a CDS encoding tryptophan-rich sensory protein, giving the protein MNKDLVRQWLVVAAVLVTIIVNALANILPLNGISTGEISDKFPVYFVPAGYVFSIWGLIYLGLVAFAIYQVLPAQRENPRLRAIGWPFLVSCVANIAWLFLWHYQQFLWTILAMVILLASLIVIYLLMMRGGDTVPPAERWLVRLPFSIYLGWISVATIANASDVLYYVKWNGWGLAPAIWAVIMMVIAACLAWAMAVLRGDWAYGLVIIWALVGIAVKQASTPLVANTALILAGACAAVVVLGPMLRGRRRA